Proteins from a single region of Flavobacterium sp. K5-23:
- the recQ gene encoding DNA helicase RecQ, protein MITSKILHNTLKENFGFEKFRPNQEEIINTILEEKDTLAIMPTGGGKSICFQLPALLLPGITIVISPLIALMKDQVDSLRANGIEACFINSSQSGSEQQLHIQNLKDNKVKLVYIAPESLSYLDQVFSQLTVSLIAIDEAHCISAWGHDFRPAYTNLGYLKNRFPSTPILALTATADKATRKDISQQLNLKSPKIFVASFDRKNLSLEVRPALDRVKQIIDFIKDKPNESGIIYCLSRKTTEELADKLQKVGVNAKAYHAGLDNTIRSKTQDEFINDDCQVVCATIAFGMGIDKSNVRWVIHYNLPKNIEGYYQEIGRAGRDGLPSETILFESYGDVIQLQKFASQGLNAEVQLAKLERMKQYADALSCRRKILLSYFGELVTENCGNCDICKNPPSFFDGTVVAQKALSAIIRLKESEPLPVIVDFLRGSKNAYIFEKEYQNLKTYGIGSDISWFDWNQYIIQLINQGYCEIAFHQQNKIRLTSLAPEVLFEGEKVQLTTVQKAIIENTEIKEPKKKASVNSLFETLRKLRYEISKEEKVPAYVIFSDAALRQMETNRPMSDEELISIDGVGNAKLEKYGDAFIKAIINFQKSKEVKPKKEASTYKETLLLFQNGTTVEEIAAKRKLGLGTVMSHLAKLYMDGAAIDLHQFVTREEVSIIIEARIKLNNPTTLKPYYDYLEEKVAYDKIRLALAIIEKGSNPS, encoded by the coding sequence ATGATTACATCAAAAATATTACACAATACGCTTAAGGAAAATTTTGGTTTTGAAAAATTCAGACCCAATCAAGAAGAAATCATCAATACCATTCTTGAAGAAAAAGATACTTTAGCAATTATGCCTACAGGTGGTGGGAAATCTATATGTTTTCAATTACCTGCTTTATTGTTGCCAGGAATCACTATTGTTATTTCGCCGTTAATTGCTTTAATGAAAGATCAGGTAGATAGTTTAAGAGCTAATGGTATTGAAGCTTGTTTTATCAATAGTAGTCAGAGTGGATCAGAACAGCAATTGCATATTCAAAACCTGAAAGACAACAAAGTTAAGCTTGTGTATATTGCTCCAGAGAGTCTGTCTTATCTAGATCAGGTTTTCAGCCAACTCACAGTAAGCCTTATTGCAATTGATGAGGCACATTGTATTTCGGCTTGGGGCCATGATTTTAGACCCGCTTATACCAATTTAGGTTATCTTAAAAACCGCTTCCCTTCTACTCCAATCTTAGCTTTAACTGCTACCGCGGATAAAGCTACACGTAAAGACATTAGCCAACAATTAAATTTAAAATCACCTAAAATATTTGTTGCTTCATTCGATAGAAAAAATCTAAGTTTAGAAGTACGTCCCGCACTTGACAGAGTTAAACAAATTATCGATTTCATCAAAGACAAACCAAATGAATCTGGTATCATATATTGTTTAAGTAGAAAAACCACAGAAGAGCTTGCGGATAAACTTCAGAAAGTAGGTGTGAATGCTAAAGCGTATCATGCAGGCTTAGACAATACCATTCGCTCAAAAACGCAAGACGAGTTTATCAATGACGATTGCCAAGTCGTATGTGCTACTATTGCTTTTGGAATGGGAATAGACAAATCTAATGTACGCTGGGTGATTCATTATAATCTACCAAAAAACATAGAAGGTTATTATCAGGAAATAGGACGTGCTGGAAGAGATGGACTACCTTCTGAAACCATTTTATTTGAAAGTTATGGAGATGTCATACAACTGCAAAAATTTGCATCACAAGGATTGAATGCCGAAGTCCAACTGGCCAAACTCGAAAGAATGAAGCAATATGCCGATGCACTGAGTTGTCGAAGAAAAATATTGCTTTCCTATTTTGGAGAATTGGTAACCGAGAATTGCGGAAATTGTGATATTTGTAAAAACCCTCCCTCTTTCTTCGACGGAACTGTTGTAGCTCAAAAAGCGCTATCAGCAATAATACGCCTAAAAGAATCGGAACCTCTGCCTGTGATTGTGGATTTCTTGAGGGGTTCTAAAAACGCTTATATTTTCGAAAAAGAATACCAAAACCTAAAAACCTATGGAATAGGAAGCGATATTTCCTGGTTTGACTGGAACCAATACATAATCCAACTCATCAATCAAGGGTATTGTGAAATAGCCTTTCACCAACAAAATAAGATCAGATTGACTTCCTTGGCACCAGAAGTCTTATTTGAAGGAGAAAAAGTACAGTTAACGACTGTTCAGAAAGCAATTATTGAAAATACTGAGATTAAAGAACCGAAAAAGAAAGCGTCAGTCAACTCCCTTTTTGAGACTCTGAGGAAACTACGCTATGAAATCTCTAAAGAAGAAAAAGTGCCTGCCTATGTAATTTTTAGCGATGCGGCTTTACGCCAAATGGAAACTAATAGACCAATGAGTGATGAAGAATTAATCTCAATTGATGGTGTAGGAAACGCAAAACTAGAAAAATATGGAGATGCTTTTATAAAAGCCATAATAAATTTTCAAAAAAGCAAGGAGGTAAAACCGAAGAAAGAAGCAAGTACTTATAAAGAAACATTACTGCTTTTTCAAAACGGAACTACTGTCGAAGAAATAGCTGCAAAACGAAAATTAGGTTTAGGTACTGTAATGTCTCATTTAGCAAAATTATATATGGACGGTGCAGCAATCGATTTACATCAATTTGTAACTAGAGAAGAAGTGAGTATAATTATTGAAGCCCGAATAAAACTAAACAATCCTACTACTTTAAAACCTTACTATGATTATCTGGAAGAAAAAGTGGCTTATGATAAAATAAGATTGGCATTAGCCATAATTGAAAAAGGAAGCAATCCTTCATAA
- a CDS encoding DinB family protein, which yields MQSDQLPVTEYAPYYAGYIQILENVNLMEELEICLHEFIKFVQDIPMDKFDFRYAEGKWTIKDIIQHLIDTERVFSYRAMRISRNDLTPLPGFEENDYVDNAFANKRSLQELLTEMAVVRQSTLSLFKSFSQEQLERIGTASNCEVSVRAIGFIIIGHQKHHQKVFKERYL from the coding sequence ATGCAATCAGACCAGTTACCAGTTACTGAATACGCTCCTTATTATGCTGGATATATTCAGATTTTAGAAAATGTAAATTTGATGGAGGAATTAGAAATTTGTCTTCATGAATTTATCAAATTTGTCCAAGACATTCCTATGGATAAATTTGATTTCCGTTATGCTGAAGGAAAGTGGACCATAAAAGATATTATTCAGCATCTTATAGATACTGAACGCGTTTTTAGTTATCGTGCTATGAGAATTTCTAGAAACGATTTGACTCCTTTACCGGGTTTTGAAGAAAATGATTATGTCGATAATGCATTTGCAAATAAAAGAAGTCTTCAGGAATTATTAACTGAAATGGCGGTTGTAAGGCAGTCAACTTTGTCCCTTTTTAAAAGTTTTTCACAAGAGCAACTTGAAAGAATTGGAACTGCATCGAATTGTGAAGTTTCTGTACGGGCTATTGGTTTTATAATCATTGGTCATCAAAAGCACCATCAGAAGGTTTTCAAGGAAAGATATTTGTAA
- a CDS encoding phosphoenolpyruvate carboxylase, protein MYTLPKIERFNQNVLSKYNIYNSVFITLPFDSIDNTGVLLPLFTEVCESGFKKQQTPKAIIDFFAEKYLTSTSEADKIDLMFRFIQYIERQIVLFDAVEDAAFPVVNNMEGRGSLRDIKEKADAKNKKEELVDFLENFNVRTVLTAHPTQFYTGAVLGIINDLTDAIRGNNLLKIKQLLSQLGKTPFIKNEKPNPYDEAVSLIWYLENVFYHTSGDMVHYLQKNVFKGVTIQNKLIELGFWPGGDRDGNPFVTNEITLKVAERLRSSILKCYYVDIRNLKRKLTFSGVDNIVAELEYKLYRSVFYSRGEIYITLDEFKERLNEIKKIVINQHQSLYLDDLEALLIKVNLFGFHFATLDVRQNSKIHDSVFEDIVDYYLKNDNSVFPENYYQLTSEEKIVVLSNVKGNLDPENFENEITKSTIGSIQVIKTIQEKNGEYGSNRYIISNNESAQNVMEAFALFKLSNWDNPSVDVIPLFESVEDLQNAHNVMETLYTNAVYSSHLESREMKQTIMLGFSDGTKDGGYLMANWGIYKAKEELTAISRKYGVKVVFFDGRGGPPARGGGKTHKFYASLGPKIENKEIQITIQGQTISSNFGTLDSCRYNLENLLSAGVSNQIFEKNDNELSVTEKNVLDQLSDIGYQKYLSFKNHPKFIPYLEQMSTLKYYAKTNIGSRPSKRSKSDKLDFKDLRAIPFVGSWSQLKQNVPGFFGVGTALKHFENTQQWDKVQDLYNNSLFFKTLLENSMMSLTKSFFPLTEYMKNDPEFGAFWQIIYDEFLESKRLLLKIAGHKELMENYPDGKASIQIREHIVLPLLTIQQYALLRINELNKSNEPDVNLIKVYEKIVMRSLFGNTNASRNSA, encoded by the coding sequence ATGTACACGCTACCTAAAATTGAGCGCTTTAATCAAAATGTGCTCTCAAAATATAATATTTACAACAGTGTTTTTATTACGTTACCGTTTGATTCTATAGATAATACGGGAGTTTTACTTCCTCTGTTTACTGAAGTTTGTGAAAGTGGTTTCAAAAAGCAGCAAACCCCAAAAGCTATAATTGATTTCTTTGCAGAAAAATATTTAACCAGTACTTCAGAAGCCGACAAAATTGATTTAATGTTTCGTTTTATCCAATATATAGAGCGTCAGATTGTTTTGTTTGATGCTGTTGAAGATGCTGCTTTTCCTGTGGTTAATAATATGGAGGGTAGAGGGTCTTTAAGGGATATAAAAGAGAAAGCTGATGCTAAAAATAAGAAAGAGGAGTTAGTGGATTTTTTGGAAAATTTCAATGTTAGAACTGTGCTAACTGCACATCCTACCCAGTTTTATACCGGAGCAGTGTTAGGGATCATAAATGACCTTACGGATGCTATTAGAGGCAATAATCTTCTTAAAATCAAACAATTATTGTCTCAACTTGGTAAAACGCCTTTTATTAAAAACGAAAAACCAAATCCTTATGATGAAGCAGTAAGTCTTATTTGGTATCTTGAAAATGTATTCTATCACACTTCAGGCGATATGGTTCATTATCTACAAAAAAATGTTTTTAAAGGGGTTACGATACAAAATAAATTAATAGAACTTGGTTTTTGGCCTGGTGGTGATCGTGATGGAAATCCTTTTGTAACTAACGAAATCACATTGAAAGTTGCTGAGCGATTAAGGTCTTCTATTTTGAAGTGTTATTATGTTGATATTCGGAATTTAAAAAGAAAGCTAACTTTCTCAGGTGTAGATAATATAGTTGCTGAACTTGAATACAAACTTTACCGTTCTGTTTTTTATTCCAGAGGTGAAATTTATATCACTTTGGATGAGTTTAAAGAGCGATTAAACGAGATTAAAAAAATTGTTATCAATCAGCATCAGTCTTTGTATTTGGATGATTTAGAGGCTTTATTGATTAAGGTGAATTTATTTGGTTTTCATTTTGCGACTTTAGATGTTCGTCAGAACAGTAAAATCCATGATTCAGTTTTTGAAGATATTGTAGATTATTATTTAAAAAACGACAACAGTGTTTTTCCTGAGAATTATTACCAACTAACATCCGAAGAAAAGATTGTTGTTTTGTCGAATGTTAAAGGAAATTTAGATCCTGAGAATTTCGAAAATGAGATAACTAAATCAACAATTGGGTCGATTCAGGTGATTAAGACGATACAAGAGAAGAATGGTGAATATGGTTCAAATCGTTATATAATCAGTAATAATGAAAGTGCTCAGAATGTAATGGAAGCTTTTGCATTATTTAAATTGAGTAATTGGGATAATCCTTCTGTTGATGTGATTCCGTTATTCGAATCTGTTGAAGATTTGCAGAATGCGCATAACGTAATGGAGACTTTGTATACCAATGCGGTTTATTCAAGTCATTTGGAAAGCAGAGAAATGAAGCAAACAATAATGCTTGGTTTTTCTGATGGTACAAAAGATGGTGGGTATTTAATGGCAAACTGGGGAATTTATAAAGCAAAGGAAGAGCTTACGGCAATTTCCAGAAAATACGGTGTAAAGGTTGTTTTCTTTGATGGTCGTGGTGGTCCTCCAGCACGTGGAGGAGGAAAAACACATAAATTTTATGCTTCATTAGGGCCTAAAATTGAAAACAAAGAAATTCAGATTACTATTCAAGGGCAAACTATAAGTTCTAATTTTGGAACTTTAGATTCATGTCGTTATAATTTGGAAAACTTACTAAGCGCAGGTGTTTCTAATCAAATTTTCGAAAAAAATGACAATGAACTATCTGTTACTGAAAAGAATGTTTTAGACCAGTTATCGGATATTGGATACCAGAAATATTTAAGTTTTAAAAATCACCCTAAATTTATTCCTTACCTAGAGCAGATGAGTACGTTGAAATATTATGCTAAAACTAATATTGGAAGTCGTCCATCAAAAAGAAGTAAATCAGATAAATTAGATTTTAAAGATTTAAGAGCGATTCCGTTTGTTGGATCTTGGAGTCAATTAAAGCAAAATGTACCTGGTTTTTTTGGTGTAGGAACTGCATTGAAACATTTTGAAAACACACAGCAATGGGATAAAGTTCAGGACTTATATAACAATTCTTTGTTCTTTAAAACCTTGTTAGAAAACAGTATGATGTCTTTGACTAAATCATTTTTTCCGTTGACGGAATATATGAAAAACGATCCTGAATTTGGTGCTTTCTGGCAAATTATTTATGATGAATTTTTAGAATCAAAAAGATTGTTGTTAAAAATTGCGGGTCATAAAGAATTGATGGAAAACTATCCTGATGGTAAAGCATCTATTCAAATAAGAGAACATATTGTACTGCCATTGTTAACAATACAACAATATGCTTTATTAAGAATTAATGAGTTAAACAAGTCTAATGAGCCGGATGTGAACTTAATTAAAGTATATGAAAAGATAGTTATGCGCTCCCTTTTTGGAAATACTAACGCTAGTAGAAACTCAGCTTAA
- a CDS encoding Lrp/AsnC family transcriptional regulator gives MSKFRLDEVDHQILDMLIDNTRVPFTDIAKKLLISAGTVHVRVKKMEDAGIIMGSSLVLDYDKLGYSFIAYVGVFLNNTSQTKFVLERINEIPFVTVASVTTGKFNIFCKIRAKDTKHAKDVIFMIDDIEGVYRTETMISLEESINDKKRLMHTIFKNM, from the coding sequence ATGAGTAAGTTCCGTTTAGATGAAGTTGATCATCAAATTTTGGACATGTTGATCGACAATACAAGAGTTCCGTTTACGGATATTGCAAAAAAATTATTAATTTCTGCTGGAACTGTCCATGTAAGAGTTAAGAAGATGGAAGATGCTGGAATTATTATGGGGTCTTCATTAGTACTTGACTATGATAAGCTAGGGTATTCATTTATTGCCTATGTAGGTGTGTTTCTTAATAACACGTCTCAAACTAAATTTGTTTTAGAACGTATTAATGAAATTCCATTTGTAACAGTAGCTTCTGTAACAACAGGTAAGTTTAATATCTTTTGTAAAATTAGAGCTAAAGATACGAAGCATGCTAAAGATGTAATCTTTATGATTGACGATATCGAAGGTGTATATAGAACCGAAACTATGATTTCTCTTGAAGAATCTATAAACGATAAAAAGCGTTTAATGCATACTATTTTTAAAAATATGTAA
- a CDS encoding M14 metallopeptidase family protein, which produces MNFEQLFAENKEQSISGRYLTLESISTFLKRINTDNQLHVVGQSVLGKPIYKYLIGEGKTRIFLWSQMHGNESTTTKALLDFFNVLHNGSDLAKELLSNFTFCALPMLNPDGSNAYTRVNANDVDLNRDSQELSQPESIVLWEVFDDFKPHYCYNLHDQRTIFGVGDTSKPATMSFLAPSYNKKCEINESRLKAINLIAGINDILQQFIPNQIGRFDDSFNINCVGDAFQAIGVPTLLFEAGHYPDDYQREVTRKFVFFALVSSFIILSENDIVGNRMDDYLKIPQNSVVFYDFLYKNVKINYDGIEKITNFAAQYKEELIDDKICFNAYVSEIGDLEGKSGHYEYDANGVLYTDENDNIPEVGQKADFYLTKNIKFVNGLVKM; this is translated from the coding sequence ATGAATTTCGAACAATTATTCGCTGAAAATAAAGAGCAATCTATCTCTGGTAGATATCTTACATTAGAATCAATCTCAACTTTTTTAAAAAGAATTAATACAGATAATCAGTTACACGTTGTTGGACAATCGGTATTGGGAAAACCAATTTATAAATACTTAATTGGTGAGGGGAAAACGAGAATATTTTTATGGTCACAGATGCATGGAAATGAAAGTACCACGACTAAAGCTTTATTAGACTTTTTCAATGTACTCCATAACGGCTCTGATTTAGCAAAAGAATTGCTTTCTAATTTTACTTTTTGCGCACTTCCAATGCTAAACCCTGATGGATCTAATGCGTATACCCGAGTTAATGCAAATGATGTGGACTTAAATAGGGATTCTCAAGAATTGTCTCAACCTGAAAGTATTGTTCTTTGGGAGGTCTTTGATGACTTTAAGCCTCATTATTGTTATAACCTTCATGATCAACGTACTATTTTTGGAGTGGGTGATACCTCTAAACCGGCAACAATGTCATTTTTAGCCCCTTCTTATAATAAGAAATGCGAAATAAATGAATCTCGATTAAAGGCAATTAATTTGATTGCTGGAATTAATGATATTTTGCAACAGTTCATACCAAATCAAATAGGTCGTTTTGATGATTCTTTTAATATTAATTGTGTTGGTGATGCTTTTCAAGCTATAGGAGTGCCTACTTTATTATTTGAGGCAGGTCATTATCCTGATGATTATCAAAGAGAAGTCACTAGAAAATTTGTGTTTTTCGCATTGGTTTCTAGTTTTATTATACTCAGCGAAAACGATATAGTTGGCAATAGAATGGATGATTATTTGAAGATTCCTCAGAATAGTGTCGTTTTTTATGATTTTTTATATAAAAATGTCAAGATAAATTATGATGGTATTGAAAAAATTACGAATTTTGCTGCACAGTATAAGGAAGAATTAATTGATGATAAAATTTGCTTCAATGCTTATGTTTCGGAAATAGGAGATTTAGAGGGTAAATCCGGTCATTATGAGTATGATGCAAATGGAGTTTTGTATACCGATGAGAATGATAATATTCCGGAAGTGGGTCAAAAAGCAGATTTTTATTTAACTAAAAACATCAAATTTGTTAACGGATTGGTAAAAATGTAA